One Arthrobacter sp. StoSoilB19 DNA window includes the following coding sequences:
- a CDS encoding serine hydrolase domain-containing protein translates to MSTNRPAWRRAVFAAVLAVTGCTYTPDEPVPSPSSPNPFGSLENQVKLFMNDGAVATVVQVKWPEGEWSKAFGMRDLETRTPAQATDRVQIASVTKTMTAVAVLKLVDDHLIGLDDPVNDVIPGFTALKPPGPITVRQLLSHTSGMPEANDALPRDVDFRPSVSRTMTMERGLQLAGTLPWDGSSVGSFRYSNTNYLALGLLIQELRHKPFTSVMREEIFGPLGLKSTTLDHLDPLESGLLHGYVTLRGERIDTTDNIFSAGSPAVGAVSTVEDMNHFMAALFQGRAISAASLGAMTAKTVFSPYGLGLWEHADGCSPQPRYAGRGLFWDYQTVAVSSSDGRYQAAMTVTTPPLPTELEDESTQNMRELLVGQIESTLNEALDRLCAPAK, encoded by the coding sequence ATGAGCACGAACAGACCTGCCTGGCGGCGGGCGGTCTTCGCCGCCGTCCTCGCCGTGACCGGCTGCACCTACACCCCGGACGAGCCCGTCCCCTCCCCAAGCTCCCCCAACCCCTTCGGCTCCCTTGAGAACCAGGTGAAGCTGTTCATGAACGACGGCGCGGTGGCCACCGTCGTGCAGGTCAAATGGCCGGAAGGTGAGTGGTCCAAGGCCTTTGGCATGCGCGACCTTGAAACGAGGACCCCGGCACAGGCCACCGACCGTGTGCAGATCGCCAGCGTCACCAAAACGATGACGGCCGTGGCAGTACTCAAACTCGTCGACGACCACCTCATCGGCCTGGACGACCCCGTAAACGATGTCATCCCCGGCTTCACAGCACTCAAGCCTCCGGGCCCCATCACGGTGAGACAGCTGCTCAGCCACACGTCTGGCATGCCGGAGGCCAACGATGCGTTGCCGCGCGACGTCGACTTCCGCCCAAGTGTTTCCCGGACGATGACGATGGAGCGGGGTTTGCAGCTGGCCGGCACCCTCCCGTGGGATGGGTCCAGCGTCGGCTCCTTTAGGTACTCGAACACGAACTACCTCGCACTCGGCCTGCTTATCCAGGAACTGCGGCATAAGCCCTTCACCAGCGTCATGCGTGAGGAGATCTTTGGTCCGCTTGGTTTGAAGAGCACCACCCTGGACCACCTCGACCCGCTCGAATCCGGGCTTCTCCACGGCTATGTGACCCTCCGGGGTGAGCGGATCGATACCACTGACAACATCTTCAGTGCCGGTTCGCCGGCCGTGGGCGCCGTTTCGACAGTGGAGGACATGAACCACTTCATGGCGGCCCTTTTCCAGGGCCGGGCAATCTCCGCCGCGTCGTTGGGCGCGATGACGGCGAAGACCGTCTTCTCGCCGTACGGGCTGGGCCTCTGGGAACACGCAGATGGCTGCTCGCCCCAGCCGCGCTACGCGGGCAGGGGGCTCTTCTGGGACTATCAGACTGTGGCGGTCAGCAGCAGCGACGGGCGCTACCAGGCCGCGATGACCGTCACCACCCCGCCGCTTCCGACAGAGCTGGAGGATGAGTCCACCCAGAACATGCGCGAACTCCTGGTCGGCCAAATCGAGTCAACCCTTAACGAGGCCCTTGACCGGCTGTGCGCGCCGGCAAAATGA
- a CDS encoding PhoX family phosphatase, whose translation MSETARKFTLLPMLGHTKGKRSPVTCALKCDNACAGDVCNTSSNSYFRDIASATLSRRAALGMGAAGALAVVLGSAVSSAEPASAAGLSKAAKEGFGNSKLQFTAIKPVDKAVDAFTVPEGFTWQPIIRWGDPLFADSPDFDLNNQTAAAQARQFGYNNDYTDIVEIPGSKGRRAVLFTNHEYTNENIMVPAGYDAAETRAIGRAAHGLAVVELERKNTTKPWSYVKGAPLNRRYLSDTTFELTGPVAGSALVKTDADPSGRAIKGTFGNCSGGTTPWGTILSGEENFNGYFVAGGTSASDKRYGLTAKPTARKWELDDPRFDTRNAGYENETNRFGWIVEVDPFDPTSTPKKRSAMGRFKHEGANVIVAESGHVVAYMGDDEKFDYLYKFVSAEKYREGDRRHNMDLLSQGDLYVAKFTGNSPAAEITGTGALPSDGAFDGTGEWLPLVVGGKSAVPGMSVEEVLVYTRLAADKVGPTKMDRCEDVQPSLHTGKVYVVCTNNSDRGTGTKEGATEVNPRTQNRDGHIVEITETGDQTSTKFNWTLLMVCGDPAQGDVTYFSGYPVDKVSPISCPDNVAFDSVGNLWISTDGAPSGIGYNDGLFKVTLDGAERGKVEQFLSVPRDAETCGPVIHDDERMVFVSVQHPGEEGTFEAPHSYFPDYVPAGTTPAPGQVRAPRPAVVQVFRG comes from the coding sequence ATGTCTGAAACTGCCCGCAAGTTCACCCTGCTGCCCATGCTCGGCCATACCAAGGGCAAGCGCAGCCCCGTCACCTGCGCGCTCAAGTGCGACAACGCCTGCGCCGGTGACGTCTGCAACACCAGCTCCAACAGCTACTTCCGCGACATCGCCTCCGCCACCCTGTCCCGCCGCGCCGCCCTGGGCATGGGAGCCGCCGGTGCACTCGCCGTCGTCCTCGGTTCCGCGGTGAGCTCCGCCGAACCCGCCTCCGCTGCGGGCCTGTCCAAGGCCGCCAAGGAAGGCTTCGGCAACTCCAAGCTGCAGTTCACCGCCATCAAGCCCGTGGACAAAGCCGTCGACGCCTTCACCGTTCCGGAAGGTTTCACATGGCAGCCGATCATCCGCTGGGGCGACCCGCTGTTCGCTGACTCGCCGGACTTCGACCTCAACAACCAGACTGCCGCAGCCCAGGCCCGCCAGTTCGGCTACAACAACGACTACACGGACATCGTGGAAATCCCGGGCAGCAAGGGCCGCCGCGCGGTACTGTTCACCAACCACGAATACACCAACGAGAACATCATGGTCCCGGCCGGCTACGACGCCGCCGAAACCCGTGCCATCGGCCGCGCAGCGCACGGCCTGGCCGTGGTGGAACTCGAGCGCAAGAACACCACCAAGCCGTGGAGCTACGTCAAGGGCGCCCCGCTGAACCGCCGCTACCTCTCCGATACCACCTTCGAACTGACCGGCCCCGTCGCCGGCTCGGCCCTCGTCAAAACCGACGCCGATCCCTCCGGCCGCGCCATCAAAGGCACGTTCGGCAACTGCTCCGGCGGCACCACCCCCTGGGGCACCATCCTCTCCGGCGAGGAAAACTTCAACGGCTACTTCGTGGCCGGCGGCACCTCCGCCAGCGACAAGCGCTACGGCCTCACCGCCAAGCCCACCGCCCGCAAGTGGGAGCTGGACGATCCCCGCTTCGACACCCGCAACGCCGGCTACGAAAACGAAACCAACCGCTTCGGCTGGATCGTGGAAGTCGACCCCTTCGACCCCACCTCAACGCCCAAGAAGCGCTCCGCGATGGGCCGCTTCAAGCACGAGGGTGCCAACGTGATCGTGGCCGAATCCGGTCACGTGGTGGCCTACATGGGCGACGACGAGAAGTTCGACTACCTCTACAAGTTCGTCTCGGCAGAGAAGTACCGTGAGGGCGACCGCAGGCACAACATGGACCTGCTGTCCCAGGGTGACCTCTACGTTGCCAAGTTCACCGGCAACTCGCCCGCGGCAGAAATCACCGGAACCGGGGCGCTCCCCTCCGACGGCGCGTTCGACGGCACCGGCGAATGGCTGCCCCTGGTGGTCGGCGGCAAGTCAGCCGTCCCCGGCATGTCCGTCGAAGAAGTCCTGGTCTACACCCGCCTGGCAGCGGACAAGGTGGGACCAACCAAGATGGACCGGTGCGAGGACGTCCAGCCCAGCCTGCACACCGGCAAGGTCTACGTGGTCTGCACCAACAACTCGGACCGCGGCACCGGCACCAAGGAGGGCGCCACCGAAGTCAACCCGCGCACCCAGAACCGCGACGGGCACATCGTGGAAATCACCGAAACCGGCGACCAGACCTCCACCAAGTTCAACTGGACCCTCCTGATGGTCTGCGGCGACCCCGCCCAGGGCGACGTCACCTACTTCTCCGGCTACCCGGTGGACAAGGTCTCGCCCATCTCCTGCCCGGACAACGTGGCCTTCGACTCCGTGGGCAACCTCTGGATCTCCACCGACGGCGCGCCGTCCGGCATCGGCTACAACGACGGCCTCTTCAAGGTCACCCTGGACGGCGCCGAGCGCGGCAAGGTGGAGCAGTTCCTCTCCGTTCCACGCGACGCCGAAACCTGCGGCCCGGTCATCCACGACGACGAGCGCATGGTGTTCGTCTCCGTGCAGCACCCGGGCGAGGAAGGCACCTTCGAGGCGCCGCACTCCTACTTTCCGGACTACGTCCCGGCAGGCACGACGCCGGCACCCGGCCAGGTGCGCGCGCCCCGTCCCGCGGTGGTCCAGGTGTTCCGCGGCTGA